A region of the Myxococcus stipitatus DSM 14675 genome:
TTGGTGAGGAAGTCCTCACCGAATCCCTCATGGACGAAGCGCACCACGCCGCGCTTGTCGATGAGATACATCGTGGGCATCCCGCGAACCTTGAGCGTGCGCTCGGCCACCTGGGCGTTCTGGTCCAGGAGGATGGGCAGCGAGACCTTCACCTCCTTCAAGAACGGCGCGACGGCCCTCGGGTCTTCGTCCACATTGAGCGCGTAGACCTTGAGGCCCCGGCTCGCATACTCGCGGCCCAGGTTCTCGTAGAAGGGCAGCGCGTCCCGGCAGGGCTCACACCACGTGGCCCACACGTCGAGCAGCACCACGCTGCCCCGGTCGCTCGTCAGGTCATACGGCTCGCCGCCCGGGTAGCGCGTCACCTGGAAGGACAGCGGCTCCGAGCGACCCGCCGCGCCCTCGGGCGCCCCAGGGCCACCCGGCTTGTCCGTCGTGAGCGGCGGCATCTTGGAGCGGGCACAGCCCGTGAGCGACAGGGCACCGATGAGGACCGGGAGCAGGAGGCGCATGTCAGGCAGTCTCCCCCGCGCGAGCCCTCAGCGCCACGAGCAGCTTCTCGATGAAGCCGCCAAACGCGCCGTTGCTCATCACGAGCAGGATGTCTCCCGCGCGTGACTCGCGAGCGACCAGGTCCACGAGGGACTGCACGTCGGTGGAGCCCTCGGCCGCGATGCCCTGGGCCTGGAGGTCCTTCACCAGCCGAGGCACGTCGAGCTCCTCGCCGACGGGCACCTTGTCATGCCGCTCCGGCACCTTGAGGCTCGCGCGGGCCGCGCCGGTGAAGGCGTGGGCGTAGTCCTCCTGGTGGATGTTGCGACGGCTGGTGTTGGAGCGGGGCTCGAAGATGGCCCACAGCCGGCGCTCGGGGTAGCGGTGGTGGATGGCGGCGATGGTCTCTCGCACCGCCGTGGGGTGGTGCGCGAAGTCGTCCACCACCAGGATTCCACTCGGCTCGCCGCGCGGCTCCTGCCGGCGCTTCACGCCTTGGAATGTCGACAGGCCCTTGGCGATTTCGTCGAACGTCAATCCCAGCCCGCGCGCGGCGGCGATGACGGACAGCGCGTTCTCCACGTTGTGCAGCCCGCCCATGGGCAGCACCACCGTGCCGAGCACCTGGCCCTTCTCCACCACCTGGAAGCGCGCACCCTCGGCGCCGAAGGACACGTCGCGAGGGACGTAGTCCGCGTCCGCGCCTTCCTTCGCGATGTACGTGATGACTCGGCCCTGGCAGCCCTCGCGCGCGAGCTTCACGGCGTTGGGGTACGCGGCGCAGACGATGAGCTGCCCGTCCTGGGGGATGAGCCGGACGAACTTCTGGAACGTGGCCTCGTAGTGGGGCAGGTCCTTGAAGATGTCCGCGTGGTCGAACTCCACGCTCGTGAGGATGGCCGTGCGCGGGCGGTAGTGGAGGAACTTGGAGCCCTTGTCCCAGTAGGCCGTGTCGTACTCGTCGCCCTCGACGACGAAGTGCGCGCCCTTCCCCACGCGGTAGTTGCCCGCGTAGTTCTGGGTGACGCCGCCCACGAGGAACGACGGGTCCTTGCCCGCCTCGACGAGGACGTGCGCCATCATCGACGACGTCGTCGTCTTGCCGTGGGTGCCGGCGACGACGACGGAGTGGGCTCGCTCCAGGAAGAGGGAGCCCAGGGCCGCGGGGAAGCTCATCTGCTTGAGGCCGCGCTCGCGGGCGGCGGTGGCCTCGGGGTTCACGCGGCGGATGACGTTGCCGATGATGACGAGGTCCGGCTTCGCGGCGTCCAGGTTCTCCGGCCGGTACGGCGACGACGCGGGGATGCCCCACGCCTCGAGCATGTCGCTCATGGGCGGGTAGACATTCTCGTCGCTGCCGGTGACTTCGTAGCCCGCGGCCTTGAGCATGCCGGCGAAGGAGCCCATGCCCGTGCCTGCCACGCCCACCAGGTGGACGCGGCGCACGCTGCCGGGTTCGAGGGTGTCGAGGACGTTGCCGTTGTCGTCAGCCATGTGTTCCCTGCGAGGTAGCGGTGAGGCCGAGCGCCTCCACGACGAAGTCATGGAAGACGGGCCGGAAGTCGCGGATGCGCACCTCTTGGCGTCCGAGCGCCACGCGGTTGGTGACCAGCGCCACCACCAGCGAGCGGCGCAGGTCCACCCAGAGGCTCGTTCCGGTGAAGCCCAGGTGCCCGACGGCGCCCGGAGGGGAGTCGCCCAGGAAGCGGCCCGCGCTGGAGCCGACCTTCGAGGGGGAGTCGAAGCCCATGGAGCGGGTGCTGCCCTCCACGAGCGGGTCCGTGGCGAGCACGCGGTGCCAGAGCGGCCCGGGCGCGAGCGCGGAGTGCTTGCCGGAGCAGCCCTCCAGGATGGCTTGTCCGAAGCGGGCCACGTCCACCGCGGTGCCGAAGAGGCCCGCGTGTCCGGCGACGCCGTCCATCACCCAGGCGTTGTCGTCATCGACTTCACCCAGGCGCGTGGGCTGGGTGGGCACGTTGCTCCACAGGGTCTCCTGGCCGGGCGCGGGCTCGCGGGGACGCGTGGCGCCGGTGGGGGCGGGGAGGGCGTCGGCGGGGAAGTCGGTGAGGCGGTGGAAGCGGGCGGTGAGGTCGAGCGGCTCGGCGACGTGGCGCGAGAAGAGCGTGTCGAGCGGGGCGTTGGCGGCGCGGGAGAGAATCTCACCGAGGAGGATGAAGCCCACGTCGCTGTACGCCGAGCGGGTGCGCGGTGGGGCGGCGAGTGGGGTGTGGGCCGCCGCCTGGATGACCTCGTCGCGGACCCGGGCGCGGGTGGCCGAGGGGCAGGTGGCGTCGAGCAACTCGGGGTGCTGGGTGAGGGCCTGGGCGAAGAAGGGGACGAAGGGGGGCAGGCCGGAGCGGTGGTAGAGCAGGTCCGCGACGGTGGCGCCCGCGTCGCCCACGGGGGTGTTCGGGAAGAAGCGGGACACGAGGGTATCGGGTCCGACCTTTCCCTCGGTCCACAGGCGGAGGAACAGGGCCGTCGTGCTGAGGACCTTGGTGAGCGACGCGAGGTCGAAGCGCGTGTCGCCCCTGACGTTGCCGGCGACGCCGCCGAAGACCTGGACGCCCCGGTGGAGGACGACGGCCTGGGCGGCGGGGAAGACGTCGATGTTCACGGCTTCGTCGAGGAGCGTCTGGAGGACGGCGACGGGGTGCTGCTCTGGAGGAATGCTCATGGGCGCACGGCCCCTTCGAGGAAGGTGAGGCGGGCGGAGTCCGCGTCGAGGCGGACCTGGGTGCCCAGGGCGACGGGGTAGTTGAGGGTGCCGTGGCCGATGGGGAAGCCCGCGGCGCAGGGGAGGCCCTCCTCGCGAGCGAGGTCCAGGAGGACGTCGGCGCTGGAGTAGGCGGCGTCGCGCTCCTCGCAGGAGGTGAAGTCGCCGAGGACGATGCCGCGCACGCGCGAGAAGACGCCCGCGAGGCGCAGCTGGGTCCACATGCGGTCGAGGCGGTAGGGGCGCTCGGTGACGTCCTCGAGGAGGAGGACGGCGCCGTCGAGGGGCGGCAGGTACGGGGTGCCGAGGAGGCACGCGAGGACGGAGAGGTTGCCGCCGACGAGGTGGCCCTCCGCGGAGCCGGGGACGTAGGTGGCGGAGCCCGTCAGGGGGGGAGGGGCCTCGGGGGATTCGAGGAGGCGGAAGAAGTACTCGCGGACCTCGGGGGGCTGCTTGCCGAGCTGGGTGAGGACGGGGCCGTGGATGGAGACGCGGCCGAGGGCCTGGAGGGCGCCGTGGACGGAGGTGAGGTCGGAGAAGCCGGTGAAGAGGCTGGGGGCGGCGTCGGCGAGGGGGAGGTGGGGGAGGAGCCGGGCGCTGCCGTAGCCGCCGCGGGCGCAGAAGGTGGCGCGGGCGGAGGTGTCTGTGAGGGCGTGGGCGAGCTCTTCGGCGCGGCGGGAGTCGTCACCGGCGAGGTAGCGGTGGGCGGCGAAGAGGTCGGGGCGGTGGGTGGGGGTGTAGCGCTCCGCGATGAGGGCCAGGCCGGCTTCGAAGGTGGGGCGGTCGAAGGGGCCAGCGGGGGCGACGACGTGGACGGTGTCGCGGGGGCGGAGGGGGAGGGGCTTGAGCCAACGCACGGGGCGCTTCATAGCACCGGCGATGGGGAGGTCCTTGGGATTCGCGCCGGGACGGACGGGGGCGTGTTGAGTACCTCCGTCCGTCTTCACGCGGACAGTGCGGCTGGCGGGTGGCGCTGGGTCTAGCCGGCCGAGCGCTCCAGGACGGCGGCGAAGAACGCGTCCGTGCCGTGGCGGTGGGGGGTGACGAAGAGGAAGTCGCCCTGGAGACAGGAGTCGTGGAGCCAGCCGGAGCCCGGGCGGATGAGGCGGTAGTCGGGGCGGGAGGCGAGGAAGTCGGCGACGACGTCCTGGTTCTCGGCGTGGTTCACGGTGCAGGTGGCGTAGACGAGTCGGCCGCCGGGGCGGACCAGGTCTCCGGCGCGCTGGAGGATGGCGCGTTGGATGGGAGGGAGGTGGGAGAGGGCGTCGGGGGAGGAGTGGAAGCGGAGGTCGGGGCCGCGGCGCAGGGGGCCGAGCTCGGAGCAGGGGGCGTCGACGAGGACGCGGTCGGCGTCGAGGCCGGGGGAGGGAGGGGTGCGGAGGAG
Encoded here:
- a CDS encoding TlpA disulfide reductase family protein; the protein is MRLLLPVLIGALSLTGCARSKMPPLTTDKPGGPGAPEGAAGRSEPLSFQVTRYPGGEPYDLTSDRGSVVLLDVWATWCEPCRDALPFYENLGREYASRGLKVYALNVDEDPRAVAPFLKEVKVSLPILLDQNAQVAERTLKVRGMPTMYLIDKRGVVRFVHEGFGEDFLTKYQSEIEALLAEPAP
- the mpl gene encoding UDP-N-acetylmuramate:L-alanyl-gamma-D-glutamyl-meso-diaminopimelate ligase; the encoded protein is MADDNGNVLDTLEPGSVRRVHLVGVAGTGMGSFAGMLKAAGYEVTGSDENVYPPMSDMLEAWGIPASSPYRPENLDAAKPDLVIIGNVIRRVNPEATAARERGLKQMSFPAALGSLFLERAHSVVVAGTHGKTTTSSMMAHVLVEAGKDPSFLVGGVTQNYAGNYRVGKGAHFVVEGDEYDTAYWDKGSKFLHYRPRTAILTSVEFDHADIFKDLPHYEATFQKFVRLIPQDGQLIVCAAYPNAVKLAREGCQGRVITYIAKEGADADYVPRDVSFGAEGARFQVVEKGQVLGTVVLPMGGLHNVENALSVIAAARGLGLTFDEIAKGLSTFQGVKRRQEPRGEPSGILVVDDFAHHPTAVRETIAAIHHRYPERRLWAIFEPRSNTSRRNIHQEDYAHAFTGAARASLKVPERHDKVPVGEELDVPRLVKDLQAQGIAAEGSTDVQSLVDLVARESRAGDILLVMSNGAFGGFIEKLLVALRARAGETA
- a CDS encoding serine hydrolase domain-containing protein → MSIPPEQHPVAVLQTLLDEAVNIDVFPAAQAVVLHRGVQVFGGVAGNVRGDTRFDLASLTKVLSTTALFLRLWTEGKVGPDTLVSRFFPNTPVGDAGATVADLLYHRSGLPPFVPFFAQALTQHPELLDATCPSATRARVRDEVIQAAAHTPLAAPPRTRSAYSDVGFILLGEILSRAANAPLDTLFSRHVAEPLDLTARFHRLTDFPADALPAPTGATRPREPAPGQETLWSNVPTQPTRLGEVDDDNAWVMDGVAGHAGLFGTAVDVARFGQAILEGCSGKHSALAPGPLWHRVLATDPLVEGSTRSMGFDSPSKVGSSAGRFLGDSPPGAVGHLGFTGTSLWVDLRRSLVVALVTNRVALGRQEVRIRDFRPVFHDFVVEALGLTATSQGTHG
- a CDS encoding S66 peptidase family protein; this translates as MKRPVRWLKPLPLRPRDTVHVVAPAGPFDRPTFEAGLALIAERYTPTHRPDLFAAHRYLAGDDSRRAEELAHALTDTSARATFCARGGYGSARLLPHLPLADAAPSLFTGFSDLTSVHGALQALGRVSIHGPVLTQLGKQPPEVREYFFRLLESPEAPPPLTGSATYVPGSAEGHLVGGNLSVLACLLGTPYLPPLDGAVLLLEDVTERPYRLDRMWTQLRLAGVFSRVRGIVLGDFTSCEERDAAYSSADVLLDLAREEGLPCAAGFPIGHGTLNYPVALGTQVRLDADSARLTFLEGAVRP